In Lycium barbarum isolate Lr01 chromosome 9, ASM1917538v2, whole genome shotgun sequence, the DNA window atttaaaatatttaagcGACATGAAAAAATTATCGCCAAAAGAACAATTTATTTAACTCTAGAAAACGAAAAAATGTCAAACAAATTGGGCGGAGAGAGAATGTTAATACTCCACAATTCTGATTCCAACTCTAATCATACACGCACTAACTAGCTAGCCTCATCTCATCACCACTTTCACTGCACTTCCACGTCTACTCCTCATTTCCAACACTTGTCAATCtgcatgcatgcatgcacaatTTCCTCCACTATAAATCCCCACTCACCAAATCTATTTCTCTTCATCAACATCTTCTAAACCTTCTCATCATGGCAATTTTCACTAAACCGAAGCTTTTATTTCTCTCTTTCTTGATCCTCTCTCTGTTCCTCGTCTCTCAATGTGACGATGACAACCCTCGGGGCCAAGACCCGAGGCAAGAGCTTGAGAGTTGCTTGAGTCAATGCCAGGTTCAGGGCAAAAGACAAGACCCTGAACAGAAACTCCAGTGTCAGAGGAGCTGCGTGTTGCGCTATGAGAAGCAACAGAGAGAGAGGTCTGAGGATGTAATTGAGGATATATTGACTCATCACCGTGATCCCGAAAGGATTTACAGAGAGTGCCAGCTGCGTTGTAGGAAACAACAACAGGGACAACAAAGGCAGTTGTGTACACAGCGTTGTCAACAAGAGTACCGAAGAGAGCAAGAACAACAAGGCCGGGGAGGAGAAGAAGAGTCTAACCCacaaagagaaagagaagaagagaATAATCCCTACTTATTCGAGTCTCAGAGGTTCCGATCCCGATTCAGAGCCAGGCATGGTGATTTCCGCGTCCTTCAGAAATTCACAGAAAGATCTGAACTTCTCCAAGGACTAGAGAAATACCGAGTtgcggttcttgaatttgaaccTCAGTCTTTCATGCTTCCTCATCACTGTGATGGTGAAGCCATATTTGTTGTGGTTAGAGGTAATTTAATCATCTCCATGTTCCTAATGTTCTTGATAACAAGTTATTCAAACCAAAGTGAAGTATGGTAATTACAGTAAATGTCAACTTTTTATAGGGCAAGGAACAATTAGTATAGCAGAACAAGAGGAGAAGAACTCCTTCAACTTGCAACATGGAGACGTAATCAGGGTACCTGCTGGCTCAACTGTCTATTTGCTCAACAGAGATAACAAGGAAAGGTTCTTTGTTTACGTGCTGGCCAAGTCCGTCAATGCCCCTGGCGAATTCCAGGTAATCATAGCATTGAATCAAGATAATAGTCTCCCAAaattcccttaaattaaattacaaAATTTTGTACCGCAACATCAGTACAAGGAATTACTTTAAAATTGGTCAATTAAAATTGGTCAAGTGAGATTGGTACAAAGTACTGTCAATTTGGAACAGTTGTATAAGATGTTTTCGGATGCTATAATATTTGCTGTCTGAATTCAGGAATACTTTAGCGCTGGAGGTGAAAATCCAGAATCCTTCTACAAAGCATTCAGCAGTGATATCCTGGAGACTGCTTTCAATGTGAGCTTGCTTAATTAATTTCACACGAACTAATTAATACTCGTATTACATTTGGTGTATTTTATGCTAATTACAACTCACTGTTGTTTATTGTTGTTAATTAGACCCCAAGGGACAGGTTAGAGAGGCTCTTTGGACAACAAAAACAGGGGATAGTAATCAAAGCCAGTGAAGAGCAAATTAGAGCAATAAGCGAACACGCTTCACGCTCCACTAAGCAAACTAAAGGTGAAACGCAAGGCCCCTTCAATCTGTTGAAGGAACGCCCGCAGTTCAGTAGCAGATTTGGACAGTTTATTGAAGCATCTCCTGAGAGATTCGAGCAGCTGAGGGACTTGGATACTGCTGTTGCCTTCATGAACATCAACCAAGTAAGCCTCTTTGATTATTGATCAAAATCTTGGTATCTTGAACTTTTTGAATTATTTAGTGAGGATTCATATGGTTGCTCGTTACTTGTTTGGAACATCAGTATCCTCCGATTTAAGTGGACCTCGATTGAAATGTAGTAATTTGGCACAAAATTTACTCTGAGATGAGTTTAAATGACGTAACACAGTATAAGAATTCATGTAGCTGGCCTTAGCTTGTTGGGAACATAAGTCCTCCAATTTAGAGGAGTAATATAGTCATTGAGAATTTATAATGAGATAGAGTTTAAACGAAGTGACATGATCAATGGTGATTATTCAGATAGAGGACCCAAGAGGACCCTGATGATTCAAATAGTTGACCTATTATTTGATCTTATAATTGAAATATTATTGCAGGGTGGGATGATACTACCATTCTACAACACAAGGTCTACAAGGGTGGCAATGGTTGTAGAAGGAACCGGTCGTTTTGAAATGGCATGTCCTCATCTTGGTAGACAAAGACAGAGGCAAAGAGAAGGCCAAGGGTCTCGTGGCGGAAGAGGAGAGCGCGAACAAGAAGAACAAGAGGAAGGAAATGTCCACTATCAAAAAGTGCGCGGTAATCTAAACGTTGGTGATGTTTTGGTAGTCCCAGCAGGCCATCCTGTTACCATAATAGCCACCGGAGGCTCGAATCTAAGGATAGTTGGTTTTGGAATCAATGCTCACAACAACAGAAAGAACTTCCTTGCAGGTATACCCTAATTTC includes these proteins:
- the LOC132609424 gene encoding vicilin Cor a 11.0101-like, with protein sequence MAIFTKPKLLFLSFLILSLFLVSQCDDDNPRGQDPRQELESCLSQCQVQGKRQDPEQKLQCQRSCVLRYEKQQRERSEDVIEDILTHHRDPERIYRECQLRCRKQQQGQQRQLCTQRCQQEYRREQEQQGRGGEEESNPQREREEENNPYLFESQRFRSRFRARHGDFRVLQKFTERSELLQGLEKYRVAVLEFEPQSFMLPHHCDGEAIFVVVRGQGTISIAEQEEKNSFNLQHGDVIRVPAGSTVYLLNRDNKERFFVYVLAKSVNAPGEFQEYFSAGGENPESFYKAFSSDILETAFNTPRDRLERLFGQQKQGIVIKASEEQIRAISEHASRSTKQTKGETQGPFNLLKERPQFSSRFGQFIEASPERFEQLRDLDTAVAFMNINQGGMILPFYNTRSTRVAMVVEGTGRFEMACPHLGRQRQRQREGQGSRGGRGEREQEEQEEGNVHYQKVRGNLNVGDVLVVPAGHPVTIIATGGSNLRIVGFGINAHNNRKNFLAGQQSIWKNVEREAKELSFNLPGREVEQILQKQDQSYFVAGPEHRQQHGEKGEEGRRGEQQFLSSISDFVF